The Cytophagia bacterium CHB2 genome includes the window AAAATCTTGTTCAAAACACCGTTCAACGTGCTTCTGGGTGCGGGTGCGTATTGAGTGCACGGCGCGCGAGGCCTAGGAAAAATGTATACCGTAAGGCTTCATGGGATAGTCTTGCCCTGTTGGAGTTGGCGATAAGGAAATTACGCTGGTCAAAAACACATTTACGCCTTCTCGTGCCGCGATTGTTAAACCGCATATCGTCCGTAAACGTTTGAATATAGCTCTGCCCCTGAGGCACGAATTCGCATGCGCCCCACGATCTCAACAGCCATGATTGCGCCCGATCGCGACAATGCTTCAAAATACCTGCGCTGGCTTGCCAGTGGAACATTGCTTTTGGTTTATGCCTCTGTCGCTTACCGCCTTGCGAGTTTTCCGAATCAATGGTTGGGCGCGCTCATCGCGCTCTGCATCGGCGTCATCGCGATACTGGTAATCGGCCAGCGGCATTTGGCCTTATTAACGGCCTTGGTGGTCGCGATTCCGCTGGTGGGTTTTGATTTTAGCCTCTACTTCAATCAAAAACTCGGCGGTGACTATCGCATTGCCATGAGCTTGTTGGATCTTGCGCTACTCGGCTTATGGTTTAAATACATGCTCACTGTTCCGCGCGAGCAGCGCCAGCCCCTTCAGCCGCGCGCCTTGAAATGGTTCATGATCGGATTATTCCTGCTCGCGGCGCTCTCCTTGAATGTTGCAAAAGAGGCCGACCGCACATTATTCGAGCTTCTCCGTTTTTTTCGCATGATGATGCTCGTTTGGATTACGGCGAAAAGCGTCCCGAATCCGGCCGCACTCAAACATCTGGTCATGGTCTTATTCGCCATGACGATACTCGAAAGCTTTTTGAGTTTCGGACAAAAATTCTCCGGCGGCCAGTTGGGCATTACTCTGCTCGGCGAACCCGACAAGGTATTATCACAAGAATTGAACACCGGCGATACCGCTATTCGTCCTGGTGGAACCTTCGGCCATGCCAATCAATTCGCGCGCTTTCTCGGGCTGGTGCTGCCGCTTGCCCTGGCCGTCACGATTGCGGCGCAGAATAAAAAATATCGCCTGCTTTCGAGCGCGACGCTGGTGATTGGCGGCGGCGCTTTGGTGGCCACGCTCTCGCGCGGCGCATGGATTGGCGTCGTCCTGGGAAGCGGACTTGTTTTTGCGATCATGATCATGCAATCGGCGCTGCGCGCAAGAGCGCTGCAAAGTCTGAAGCTTATCGCGCTGCTCGTTATTCCCTTCGTTTTGATTAATATCGGCACCTTCATCGCGCGGTTTACCAGCGCCGATGAAGGCTCCTTCGCCACACGCGAGCCGATGGCGCGTATTGCCATGAAAATCATCCAGGATCATCCGTGGGGAATCGGTTACGGCAATTATCGCCTGTGGCTGCCACGGTATGGCGACCCGGCAGTGCCGTTTACCTTTCAAGCCAAAGTTCACAATATGTATCTCTTAGTTGCCGCCGAACTGGGAGTGGCGAGCTTGCTGGTGCTGCTGGGGCTGTTTTCCCTGGTATTTTATTATGGCTTCACGTTGGCGAAAAATGCCGCTCCCGATTCGGCCATGGTGGCCGCCGGGCTGATCGGCGGCTTGCTTGCCTTCATGATTCATTGCCTGGTCGACTACGAAGAAATCGGCCGTGTCCCGATCTTGTGGTTTTATGTCGCCCTAATATGCGCCATCACACGCCTTCATCAAAAAAGCAGTGGTATTCAAAACACCACGCCATGTACAGTAATTCTAGGAAAGAATTGACATGTCCGGCAAAATTTTGAAAAATGCTTCTTCTCTTTTGCTCGTGCAGGTACTCAATCCTTTGCTAGGCATGGCTTTCGTGATCACACTGGCCCGCATCGATGGCGCTGCAGGATTGGGGGTGTACATGTTCGCGCTTTCGCTGGTCAATATCTTCGAAAATATCGCCGGGCTGGGGCTGCGTGAATATCTCATCCGCGAGGTCGGCAAAAACCCGTCGCATTGGCCAGCGCTGCATAATTGTGCGATGGCCGTCGGTCTGGCCGCCGCTCTGCTGGCGCAATTACTCATGCTGGCCTTTGCCAAGGTTGCCGGTTATGACGCCGAAACCTTAAACGGACTTTTCGCCGTTAGCTTTTCACTGATGCCCGCGGTTATGCTTTATATCTCCGTGTCGTTTCTGTATGCTTTCGATCACATGGCAATTGCGAGCGCCGTTTTCATCGTTGAGACGATTGTACGCACTGTTCTCGGACTGCTTATCATTTATTATGGTCTGGGCATGCACTGGCTGCTCATCTCCTTCACGTTTAGCCGGATCGCTGCCGCGGCGATGGCCGGCTGGGCGCAATGCAAACATCTCGGCGCGCCCGGCCGCGTGTGGAAT containing:
- a CDS encoding O-antigen ligase family protein produces the protein MRPTISTAMIAPDRDNASKYLRWLASGTLLLVYASVAYRLASFPNQWLGALIALCIGVIAILVIGQRHLALLTALVVAIPLVGFDFSLYFNQKLGGDYRIAMSLLDLALLGLWFKYMLTVPREQRQPLQPRALKWFMIGLFLLAALSLNVAKEADRTLFELLRFFRMMMLVWITAKSVPNPAALKHLVMVLFAMTILESFLSFGQKFSGGQLGITLLGEPDKVLSQELNTGDTAIRPGGTFGHANQFARFLGLVLPLALAVTIAAQNKKYRLLSSATLVIGGGALVATLSRGAWIGVVLGSGLVFAIMIMQSALRARALQSLKLIALLVIPFVLINIGTFIARFTSADEGSFATREPMARIAMKIIQDHPWGIGYGNYRLWLPRYGDPAVPFTFQAKVHNMYLLVAAELGVASLLVLLGLFSLVFYYGFTLAKNAAPDSAMVAAGLIGGLLAFMIHCLVDYEEIGRVPILWFYVALICAITRLHQKSSGIQNTTPCTVILGKN